TTTGGATTCTATCAATGAACaagtttctctctcctctttctctttataattctttttattttagcctttatatttttttcctttttattattactgcacttattttttaattgagtttaattgtttaaaatatttagtttaacatcaattaagatagaacaaattaattaattatgttaaaaaaccaatttatctttaataaaatttttttttaagataactAAATGGTTGGACCAACTTTAccatgtgatatttttttttattattaattaatatagatgtcCAGATTAGCTTACGTATGTCTTGAGTAATTTCAATGGGTCATGcagttaatgaccatataagttTACAATgaccttaaaatttataaaactcgtcTATGTAATATTTTCATTAGCCATATTGATTCATGACTCTAGGTCAATAGTTCAGGGCCACCCTATTTTTACATTTCTTGATATTTGTATTTGATACTAGAGGCGAAATCTGGATGATAATTTATGTTTGCATcataaaatctttttgttacTTACTCAAAAGTACCTAAAAACATGATGTCCTAATTCAGTAGTTACCAGATTAGagattaattttctaaaacatataaaaaaaaatatttagacaaTTGTTTAGGTATTTTCTagtattaaaaatgtttttaatcatgttttcaaaatctaatgtatttatttaataagataaattaaagataacatatgctaataaatgataaaaaaaaaaatcttaatgcCAACTAAAACCTAAATCATGAAGTTGAGAATATAGCCGATCATATATATTGTAGGGAgtcctttaatttctttcaagttgtttttttttttttttttttttaatattgagacaataatatattaaattgactaAAATTAACCCATTAAAATTGAGCATTGTGTCATGAATCCTACTAAgttaaataactttatttaaaaaaaaactttttatttaattatataacaaaaaagaCAATCTAGGTaaagcaaacaaataaaattattcttaaaaaatatatattatgatgaGCAGTACAGAAAAAATGCTTCTAATATCATAAAAAGATTCCTACATCTTTtgggaaaaaaagtaaaaattaaatggtatttaataaaaaaatatctaaaatataatcCTAGCTAATCTaagaatttgataaaataatatattttaaagtaattacttttcaaataattaaattaaagttttcaaaaaacacttaaaaaaaaaaacagacaagtCATACTATGGGTCTGGGCGCCAAGGCATGCACCTCGTgcaccctttttttattttacaaattgaGTTGATGGTGCATTGTTCTCCCATTTGTTTATGAAAAAGAAGCATATGATCCGTTATTTACATGTCTGGTTTTCaatcaccataaaaaaatagtatgggTTTTTTGGCCtccaaaaacaaatcttaatctttttcacatgaaaaaacCCTCAAAACACTCTTATAATTTCAATAAACCAACTcccaaactcaaaaaaataaaatccaaatcgattaaaaaaataaaaaaacaaattaaaaaatctctctcaatccaatatatttttatttagcaacATAAGAGTTCAAAAACACCTCAAAGATACCTATCTCATTAAGAAAACACTTTGATACTATATTTTACTATTTCTATCAACGAAACCTGATTAGCCAACATTTTTCTCTCTTCGTTGTTATTTTAACAACTCTATCTTTCctcataaattcaaaaattaaaatctggacagaacaaaattttaaagtaaatcatataattacaaaactaaatggataaaaaaagaaactgagAAAACTCCAAGGCAAAATTTCCCAAAAAAAGCATTGACACCacatttttcttaagaaaaaaaaattgttattttaccTCACTTTTAATTATGATCcctaatttaattatcatattttaccTAACAATATGAAATACATCAAGATCAATTATCAATGATCGtacttaaaaaaaagtaaaagatcaaaatgaaaaatattgttcaaaTCCATAGTATACCATGTCttgaaacacaattttttcctatctttttatttttttaaattttaattttcatattgcttttttttttttaaaaataaaatttagtttgcCACCGCTAAAAAATGGCTTGAACTTCACCACTGTGTACATGTAAAATTAACGAAAAGCATGTGTGAAAAGATTGTTAATAAATCCAAGTTTCAATTTTCCAGCGAACCAACCAAGCTCCCACCCGTAATCAGCGCAAAATGTGTGGCTCAGGCGCGAGAGTGTATATTTCAATGcttcaaaaacgtttttttaaaaaaaatttattttttttttatttttttattaacttcaaataaatatatttgttaacgtttttaatatgctaatgtgaaaaataatttttttttttaaaaaaaaaaatatatcattagcatatattttaacataaaatattatttgaaaaataatcacaaccataCTGCGAAACAAGTAAACTTGCCAAACAAGTAAACTTGTATTTGAAATagtagttttaattattttttaaaatatattaaaataatattttttaaattttaaaaattatttttgatatcaaaaatatctaaaaatataaaaattatgttaatttaaaataaaaaaataaatatttttaaaaatactttccaatGACAATTACAACTGTTTAAATCGAGCAGGCAGCCCATTGCTCAACCACCTCAATTAAAAACCTGTTCACCTCGTCAGTGCACAGGTGTCATTTCAGTGGGCGGatgaaaaatgaataataaatgtGTGACTAAATGACAACCTAAGCTTAGCCCAGGCATTGTTTGTTTTCTAGGACATTAGATTCCTTTCTCGACTACTTTCCTCGTAGTGCTGCTATCAGTGAATgtcaaaaatcaaatcatgaaagttatgttttgaaatactGAAGTAGTTAattgtttaaagttttttattttaacgtagtaaaataataaatttttaatattaacatataaaaacaatctgcaaatataagaaatttatttaatttattttttaaattttgtctaAGACGAGTAGTTATCGGGGATTGATagttatgttttctttattctcACGATATAGTGTATATAATATACTTTTTTCTTGGTTTACGAGAGAAAATAGCAGATTAACACCGCTACAAGCGAGGGATCAATGAAGCTTAAACTTGAGATataatttacataattattGTGCTATGCTTAGAAGAACAAGTTAGGGTTAATCTAAATGCCTTTCTTGCCTCTTGGAAAACTCTGGTTGCCGTGAACAAGGGATGCTATCTCATCACGACTTGATTACGATCGATACGGTGGCCCCACAAATCGAGCACATTTTTTCCTAGGGGAATATGCATtagtcaaaatttaatttggggGTCGGTTCATGCCTCAAGGAAAGAACTAAAATTGACCACCGCATCATGAATGGACTattttggaattgttttttaaaaatatttttaaaaaaatttgaaaattttttattttttattttgctttaaattaatatgtttttgatgtgctgatctcaaaaataattttttaaaaaataaaaaaaatattattaacatgtttttttaagtaaaaaatactttgaaaaacaacaacaagtaCTTCCAAACACTCTTTGAACGTGTctctaatgtaaaaaaaataaattgaaaacaacaagTCGTGAATGTGTCAATGTCATTCATAAAAAGTGTCACCTCATTTATGTTAATGGGAATATTTTGAAAGGTGAgggtgattgtttttaaaaatatattttttgtttaaaaatatattaaaataatatttttttaaaaaataattatttttgaaatcaaaacagttcacttaaataaaaaaaataatttaaaaaaatacaggtaGACGGCATTTCCATATAGCACTTTCACGGGATAATTAACCTATGGTGGAGCCGAGGGCAAGTGTGAAAGACCCAAGTGTTCATTGAATTTATTGCGAGTAGACCTTGGACCACCCTAAAATCGATGACAGTTCCCAAACTTGCCCTGCTAATTAACCTTATGATATCGACGCGCCCCCGCGTACGCGTGCAACTGCAGATTACAAGTGTTGTGACAAAATTAGGCATTTCCTTTCACGTTTttcccctctccctctctgctttcttttcttttacgtgGAGCTGTTTGTATCGCAATCGCGCATATAGGGACTAAAATAGCAAGTATGGAAATTAAGGATTATTCATGGAAACAATTTAATCAAGGGTCAGGGACATCAAACGAGAATGATTTTGGACCATGGCCAGTCTTATAAATAGCTAGTTAAACTATTATTAGATTATATGTTGAAACATTTAAAGTTtgttcaattaaaaacaataatatttcaatttaaaactggagttaagaaataaaaacttaaactagttttttttttttaaaaaattaatttgtaatgagtttgaaaaacatgttttagaaattatttatagtcataataataataatgattatcacaaaaataataacgttatccttattttattttgcatttttacAGGGTTAGGTAAGATTTACAGGTTTATTATAACAACTCATGTTGCATCCAATTTATAAGTttagtgaaatttttttatatatataattaaacttgaatttgttttgtctatttttttcttatacagtaaaaaaaaaattaatagtaaaatctatgctattaaactttataaaatccaTGGATATGTTAATAGGTTCTGCTGGTTAACCTGGTTTATAGATTTGACAAGTTtaactttttgtttctttttaattatttttttcaacattttagtACTAGGTTGGTATTCGATTTAACGATCGTCTATTTTTATtaccatgtaattaaataaaaatataatttttttttaaaaaaaaataaattataatcccACTATAGTCAATAACTGAATTAACAGATTTAACGTACTAGTTTGGATTACTTGATTTACAGGTTTGATTAGTTTACTCGCTggacatatatgtttttttttttttttttttttaaaaaaaatttatcatttaatatttaattggctGAGAAATATattacatgatttatttttatttgttttctataaggttattatgtatcaaatctatttttatgctgatgcttaattttataagcatatatttttaccatataactaaaaataatttataaaaaaaattattaaactaaataTAGTCCATGAAACGGGTCGCTGAGGAATGAAATCGATCCAATCTATcattgtttgaatatttttttaaaaaattgccactttaaagtttttttaaaaattaagttcatgGTTTTatcaatcattaaaaatatatttaaattcatgaaattGATCGATTTAATTCGGACTAGTTTACCATATGGTATAATTGAAAACTTGAGTTCGACAAAATATtaagttataaaattttataattaccagtttaataaattttaatagcatcgtaatttttttttcatgttcatcTGACCCGTGGTGGAACATGCACTAATGGACTAGTATCATATTACAGTAGTTGTTTTCTTGTCATTGGGTTCAGGAGCCTAATTGTATCTTTCTTTAGAATCTAATTTTGCAATCACAGTTCAAAATATGCATACACCACTATTTCCCTTAAAAGAACAATCCAGATTAGTTTTCTCATGAATCCCTATTTACTCAAATAACTTCCCAATTGAAtcttaaaaaattcagaaattctcaacctattttttttatgaaaaaaagtcaaattcatttctaaaaaatgttatttatattatagtCCACAAAACATGCACAGCTCACTAAAATCAAAGTCTTGTATCTTTTGaaactattgaaaaaaattaaatttcatctaAATTTCTCGTATAGATAAAGAGAGTTTTCACCTGGCGAGTCCTTGTTAGCTTATAAAGAAAACCTAACATACCTACCAGAACACAAGATCCCAACCCAAAACCCTTACTTGTCGTCTAGTCATTCGCCCACCTTCATAAAAGTCAACAAGAACATACCACCAAACCACACGTGTCACACGATCACTGGTCTATCACTGTTAAAATATTGATTTCCCCACACCTTTGTCCTCCAGCTCCTTCCAGCTTCCCTCTCATTCACCAACTGCATTTCAAAAAGAAACCTCACCTCCACATAACATAACTGACAGCTCTGACGAACTTCTTCGCCCAATAAATTTTGCGGCGTCATGGCGAGAGAGTTTGCAACATGTGTGGAGTATGGATTGAGTCTTTCCAAGAGAATATACTACGGAAAGGAAATGACTCCGGCGGCAACGGCTGCGATGACGCGGTCGATGTCAGCAAAGTCGTCAGATGTGGCAGAGAGTTACTTTCCGACAGCGGTGATGGCTTATGCTGTGGTATCGGAGCCGGAGCTGGTCGAAAATCCTGACGTACCGAGTTACCAGCCGTACGTTCACGGGCGGTGTGAGCCACCGGCCTTGATACCGTTGCAAATGCATGGAGTGGTGACTATGGAGATTGATTGCTGTCTTGATCACGCAAACGTTTGTTTTAGCGGCGCGTGGCGCGTGCATTGTATTAAAGGCAATAGCAAGTGTGATGTCCGCATTGCTGTTCCCATGGGCGAGCAGGTACAGCATATGTTGCTCCTTTGTTTACGATcacttgatttctttttccttttttttttttttttaaattactaagaagaaacaaaagctgGAATGGTGTTTTAGTTGCCAACTTGCCTCAAGTTCATTTGcttttattaagattttgatgGTCGTAAGGATCTGCTTGGGTTCAAATCCAGCAAGGGGTTGGTTATGGTGGGTTTTCAATAAATGATTGAGGTTAGAAAGAAGTGAtttgataataacaaaagtctaataaaaaagtatagatgattttgaattttgatatgtgtttgataatcttagGCGGTGTTCGTCATCATTACggtaattatatttgaaaatttttgattttttttaaatttttgaatcaatttgataaaataatattaaaaataaattaaaaaagaaaaagaaaaatacacttCTAACATATGTATAGTTGGAAATAACATAACACCTAACATATCTCGTACATGTCCTGTATTTTACCAATCTACTATGTATCTAAATAAGTGAACAGTTTGAAAATACACGCGCGCCGGTTCTACATGAAAACACGACTTGTTGCTGGTACCATTGCTGATTGCACAACGGGAAATtaaactctctctcttttttttttgtagtattGTTTCCTTGAACAGCAAATGTTTTTGCTTAATTTGCATCTTTAGAACATGTGGAATTCTATTTTTACTTGCTTTTCCTAAATGTTTAaattaacttcttttttaaGTTCTCAAGCAAAACATGATGTGGCTAACAGGGTTCACTTCTAGGTGTCGAGGTTGATGTTCCTGGGAGATCTTATCATAGCCAGTTGATCGAAGCAGAAGATgcaaattacaaagaaaaagtgAGCAAAGGAGGGAATGGACGTTTTATGAGAGGCAGcgtatatacttttaaaatccCACAGGTGATTCCTTGGTGCATTTGATGTTCTTTGTGGTTATGGATTGCGAATTGTTTAAGATTGCTCGTTTCTCAGATAATTGTCTGAAAACGAACTTCCTGTTCAGGTTGAAGGAGGGGCAACAGTCTCAATCAAAGTGATTTGGTCACAAAAATTACTTTATCATGAGGGTCAATTCAGTCTCAATGTACCATTTAGTTTTCCAGCATTTGTCAATCCCGTTGGCAAGAAGATTTCTAAGAGGGAAAAGATACTGTTAAATGTGAGCTCTGGTGTTGGTAAAGAAATTTTATGCAAGAGTACAAGTCATGCTCTAAAGGTATGCCATTCTTGTTTGCCATAATGTTTCAACCAGCTTTTGTTAGCTCGACGAAGGAATTGAGGTGATGATTATGGTTTGACAGGAGCTAAGGCGTGAAGTTGGTAAAATGGGTTTCTTATATGACGCTGAAGTGCTGACTTGGTCAAGTGCTGACTTCAGTTTTTCCTACAATGTAAGACCTTTGCTGTTTTTCTCCCCCATATATATTTATCTCTATAGTACCGCCCTCGATTTAATGGGTCATAGTATGAATGTACGAAATATGCAGGGAGCCATAAGAGCACTTATTGTGGTTGACTGCTGTGTTCACAGGTCTACTCAAAGGATTTATTTGGTGGTGTGCTTTTGCAGTCCCCATTATTACGAGATATTGATGACAGACAGATGTTTTGCTTCTATCTTTTTCCTGGAAACAACCAGAGCATGAAGGTTCATTACCATTGATCTGCTGCATGATTATTTGTTTCTAACGTATTTCATTCCAGCAAAAGATAAGTGGTCATTGTGGATAATctattcttaaaaaacaaagaatcagTCATGCTGCTAATTTTTGGGCTCAAGTTATGGAGGATAGTAGAACCTTTTATCACCACTGGAATGGTGACTGCACTAAATTGGCGGAGAATGTGGCCATCAAACACAAATATGAAGAGAGCAAATTAAACTAAAACTAAACTGATCGAGGCACAAAACAGTGCTAATGAAATAGAAAATGTTCTTGTTAGAGGAATACTTGCCTTCCTCAGTTGTAGtttcattttgcttttgatCTGATCTGCTGTGGGAACTCAAAAGGACCTAACATTCTTGAGTCAGAAGTCTGAGCCGAGGTTTCAAATTTACTAAAACAGTTATTTCTTCTTCTGTGTGAATCTGGCAGGCTTTCAGGAAGGAAGTGAtatttataattgatattaGTCGAAGCATGAAAGGGGGTCCTTTTGAGAGTGCAAAGAACGGACTGTTGTCATCTCTTCAGAAGCTCAACCCAGAAGATTCTTTCAACATTATAGCTTTCAATGTGGAGACCTACCTTTTTTCATCAGTAATGGAGCAGGCAACCGAAGAAGCAATAATAGAAGCTACCCGGTGGCTTAATGATAAATTAACTGCAGATGGTGGCACCAACATTTTAGTGCCCCTCAAACAGGTATTTCTAATGTTTCACTGTGTGTCCTTTCAAACATCTTGATATTGCGTTTGgcatattgttttaatgtcttttAAATCCAGTTCTCAACTAGCATGTGAAAATAAAGCAGCTAACTATAGCTTATACTCTGCTGGCCTCCATCTCTATAAGTAACCTGGTGCTGTTTAACATGAAAATCACTACCTAGGGTCCTTCCATCCCCATCctatttgcttcttcttcttcttcttttttaatttacttggaaaatattttagatgCTTCATTTTCCACGTTCACATCTCTAACAAGATACTTGAGACAAGAatcttattgattttattttgtaatgtgCTTTGTTTTAGGCTATAAAGCTGTTGGCTGAAACTAccaattcaattcctgtcatatTCCTCATCACTGATGGAGCTGTTGAAGATGAAAGAGATATTTGTAATTTTGTCAAAGGTTATCTCACAAGCGGGGGATCAATTTCTCTTCGCATAAGTACATTTGGTATAGGTGAGATATTTGGTGTTTCAGCTTTTTCTTTATCTGTTCGAAACCTGTTGTCTTGATCACTTTGCTCTGTCATTTGGGGTGTtgcctacacacacacacacaccatgtCTGAATTGATGACTGAACTCACATTTGCGCACAGGAACTGTGTTTTGAAAGTCACAATTCAGCTCACAATACTTTTCAATCTGTCTTGTTATCAAACTGAATATTCGAGATTTCAACATATAATGAGCTTAATGGACCTCAACCATACCTGACGCACAAGCTTACCAGCTTTGTGTTGGACGAGCTTAAATGAACTGCACTATCAATTACTAGAGTTGGGTAATTCTACCCGAAGAGAAAACTGGTCTGCCTCCCTAATAGTTTCTTTATAGTGGGAATTTTTCATGATCCTTACCTGCCGATTATGTTAATGAGGGGACATTAGGCTTGTGTCCCAAGTAACATTGTCTTTGCCGTTATCATATATCTTCTCATTgctgttaaaaaatattaaattgttaaactaaattatataCTACATCCTCACACCACTTCTtaccttttatataatttgttaaaGAACCTTATAGCATGGAAAAACCTTTTCAGGTACATATTGTAACCACCATTTCTTGCGAATGCTAGCACAGATTGGGAGGGGTCACTTTGATACTGCTTATGATGCAGGTTAGTTGTATTCCAATTGCTTTTTGGAAGGTAATTGATGGTGCAGTAGGCCTTGTGTCTCATCAATACCCTATAAAGCCAAGCAGGAAAAGATTCTTAAACAGTCAATTTCTCTATTGCTGTTTTATTTGGCCAGATTCGGTTGATTTTCGAATGCAGAAATTATTCACAACTGCATCATCAATCATTCTAGCCGATATAACTGTTGATGCTTTGGAACATCTGGACTCGCTTGAGGTGCTCAATTCAAGATATTGAATATTGTTTTATGTCAATCCTGCCTTGATTATTTCATACTCTCTCTTAGCATAATTATGTTTTAACAGAGGAGCTTTTGATTCTCTTGTCTTGTTCAATTTTTCTGGCTGTTTCTGACATGTTGTCTTCTCCGAGCTCCTACCAGTTGCTTCCGTTTTGTATCCCAGACCTCTCACGTGGAAGCCCATTGATTGTATCGGGCAGATATAGTGGAAACTTTCCAGACCCTGTCAAAATCAGTGGCACCTTGGCAGATATGAGAAAGTTCACAATAGACTTGAAAGCACAAAAGACAAAGGATCTGCCATTTGATAGAGTAATGTTTCTTCAGGACACaacattatttaataaatatgaacTTAACATCAGAAAGTAGTTGCAAGATAGATTATCAGAGATAGAAATCATTTTGTCCAAGAATGATTATAATCGTGAATCAGTCCTACCTAAAGGACTGCACTTTGTGGTTTCTCTTATAATGCCTTTTTCTGAATCCCGTGCTTTGGGATAAAgatgatttattgaatatttaacAGGAGAATCTTAAAGTTCTGTCTTCTATTGGGATGCCCTGGAGGTGGAACGCTTACATTCTTTTGTCACAATGATCTTTACATTATGCATGAAGTTTTCTCTGTGAACAGCGTCCCTTAAGGGATCTGGCTTCACCCCAGTGTTGAATTATGATACAAAATCAATTGCCCTGTTTGCTTTCCTGTACACTTACACTTGTCAATTGCTATTGTAGTGCTCATACCAGATTACTTCATTTCTTTTGTTATCCACTTTAGCTGTTTGGGTGTTCATAGAAAGTAGTTGTCTTCAGTTCTCAAGCATAAGATTGCATCCATCCCTCACAACTCAGCAATTCGCTCGTATTAGTTCACTAGAGAAAACCACTATAAAGAAATTTGCACAATTAGAAAGCTGTTTCTGGTGCATTCTTCTCTAACTATTCTTTACTAACTCTGCAGGTAGTTGGAAGGAGGCAAATTGATTTACTCACTGCTAATGCATGGTTGTCAGGAAGTAAAGAGCTGGAACAAAAGGTTTGCTATTGAATTTGCATGAGATTCtgattcattataaattatgcgAAAGCTAATTCGTTTGATCTTCTCCATTGTAGGTTGCCATGGATTGCGTGGTTGTGGTGATGTGTGTAATCATTGTTTCTCAATGCAAACCTAATTCGATCAATCTTCTTCTTCGCTGCAGGTTGCAAAAATGAGCATACAAACTGGGTTTCCATCTGAATACACCC
This region of Populus alba chromosome 3, ASM523922v2, whole genome shotgun sequence genomic DNA includes:
- the LOC118037988 gene encoding uncharacterized protein isoform X1; this encodes MAREFATCVEYGLSLSKRIYYGKEMTPAATAAMTRSMSAKSSDVAESYFPTAVMAYAVVSEPELVENPDVPSYQPYVHGRCEPPALIPLQMHGVVTMEIDCCLDHANVCFSGAWRVHCIKGNSKCDVRIAVPMGEQGSLLGVEVDVPGRSYHSQLIEAEDANYKEKVSKGGNGRFMRGSVYTFKIPQVEGGATVSIKVIWSQKLLYHEGQFSLNVPFSFPAFVNPVGKKISKREKILLNVSSGVGKEILCKSTSHALKELRREVGKMGFLYDAEVLTWSSADFSFSYNVYSKDLFGGVLLQSPLLRDIDDRQMFCFYLFPGNNQSMKAFRKEVIFIIDISRSMKGGPFESAKNGLLSSLQKLNPEDSFNIIAFNVETYLFSSVMEQATEEAIIEATRWLNDKLTADGGTNILVPLKQAIKLLAETTNSIPVIFLITDGAVEDERDICNFVKGYLTSGGSISLRISTFGIGTYCNHHFLRMLAQIGRGHFDTAYDADSVDFRMQKLFTTASSIILADITVDALEHLDSLELLPFCIPDLSRGSPLIVSGRYSGNFPDPVKISGTLADMRKFTIDLKAQKTKDLPFDRVVGRRQIDLLTANAWLSGSKELEQKVAKMSIQTGFPSEYTLMVLHQTLKDEKAPETILIQDVFNKINPLKKMDLPKTIMLGNLCVGFGNLTATAENIPPGTEETKSSEAAEMLVKAASNCCGRVADRCCCMCFIQTCSYMNNQCAIILSQLCAALACVECINCCIELCE
- the LOC118037988 gene encoding uncharacterized protein isoform X2; the protein is MKTRLVAGVEVDVPGRSYHSQLIEAEDANYKEKVSKGGNGRFMRGSVYTFKIPQVEGGATVSIKVIWSQKLLYHEGQFSLNVPFSFPAFVNPVGKKISKREKILLNVSSGVGKEILCKSTSHALKELRREVGKMGFLYDAEVLTWSSADFSFSYNVYSKDLFGGVLLQSPLLRDIDDRQMFCFYLFPGNNQSMKAFRKEVIFIIDISRSMKGGPFESAKNGLLSSLQKLNPEDSFNIIAFNVETYLFSSVMEQATEEAIIEATRWLNDKLTADGGTNILVPLKQAIKLLAETTNSIPVIFLITDGAVEDERDICNFVKGYLTSGGSISLRISTFGIGTYCNHHFLRMLAQIGRGHFDTAYDADSVDFRMQKLFTTASSIILADITVDALEHLDSLELLPFCIPDLSRGSPLIVSGRYSGNFPDPVKISGTLADMRKFTIDLKAQKTKDLPFDRVVGRRQIDLLTANAWLSGSKELEQKVAKMSIQTGFPSEYTLMVLHQTLKDEKAPETILIQDVFNKINPLKKMDLPKTIMLGNLCVGFGNLTATAENIPPGTEETKSSEAAEMLVKAASNCCGRVADRCCCMCFIQTCSYMNNQCAIILSQLCAALACVECINCCIELCE